From the Macaca nemestrina isolate mMacNem1 chromosome 18, mMacNem.hap1, whole genome shotgun sequence genome, the window GCCCCTAGTATGGCATGGAATGTGGTGGTGACTCTGGAGCCCAGGTCACATCAGCCCTCTTGCAGGTGAGGGCTATCTTGATGGGGCACAGCATGGGCTGTGAGCTCTTTGCTTCCCCATGGACTGCTTGCAGAAACACACTTCCTGGGTGCAACTCAACCCATCACCATGTTGTTCCCAGGCCTTGAATGGGTGCCCCGCCCtccacctctcccctcccccaagcTTACCACTCAAGAAGATAAGACAGTGTTTCAAATCAAATGTTAAAGAGCATTGTCCAGGCTCATCACAAAAGAATGAGGGAGGTAGTGAAGGCACGAATGGTCACAGGTTTGTGGCTTGGAAGATGCATTAGATTAAGCTGCGTCAGTTTCTGAACCTTGGCACAGTGGGCACATTGGGCTGGATTACTGTGTGGGTTGCCTTGTGCACCATAGCATGTGGAGCCGTATCCcaggcctctacccactagacaGCGTTGGAACACCCCACCTCCCCAGTTGTGACAGCCAGAACTGTCATCAGGCATGCCAGCTTTCCCTGGGATGCCTGATCAGTTGAGAACCCTGAGCCAAGCAGAGATGGGTCTCCTAGCTGGAAGAAAGCACAGGAGAAAAGCTGTGGGTTTGTTTGCTGTGTGTTGGGGTGACAGTAGGGACAAGACAGGGAAGGCCTTTGCCTTCCTGGAGCCAGTCAAAAGGGCAATTTGTCCAGTGGTAAGTGCCCCCACGCCCAGGATGTCAGGATGTCTTGACTTTTGGGGGTGGGTGGATTGGAGGTTCATCTGAGGAGGGGACCTGAGTTGGACCCTGAAAGTCCAGAAGCAACCAGCCATTCCGAGTGCTGGGACCAGCAAGTGCGAAGGTCTGAGTTAGGAAAGAACATAGAGAGCCAGAGCCTGagagcatgggaggcagaaggagagacagacagcAAGGACTTGATGGTATTCAGAGCATgatgggaagccactggaaggTTTTAAGCAGGGGAGGAATAgtctagttgatttttttttttgaaacagagtcttgctgtgttgcccaggttggaatgcagtggctgatctcggctcactgcgagctccgcctcccgggttcacattctcctgcctcagcctcctgagtagctgggactataggcacctgccaccacacccggctactttttttgtatttttagtagagacggggtttcaccgtgttagccaggatggtctcaatcttctgaccttgtgatctgcccacctcggcctacccaagtgctgggattacaggtgcctgtcaccatgcccggctaattttttcgtatttttagtagagacggggtttagtgttagccaggatggcctcgagctcctgaccttgcgatctgcccacctcagcctcccaaagtgtgtgaAGGAAACAAGGATATACATTCTGGGTGAAGGGTGATGCTGGCTGCAGGTGGTCAGCCCTCAGACTCACTAGTGGACATGGAAGATGAGGAAAGGGGCCCCAGCATGGTCAGTGGAAAGGGCTGGGGACCTTCAGGTTGGGCCCACAGGGGTAGGAGACATTGCTGTGGGGCCATGGGGCAGCTGGAACAGGGAGGTCAGCTCTGTGGAGACCAGCTGTGTGGACGAGTGTTCGCATGGAGATCCCCAAAGCTGCAGATGATCACCTATGAACTCCAAGGACCCAGCTGGGGCAAGAATTGGGATATCCCCTTCCAGCTCTGCTCCTTCCTCCACAGATGACACCTTTGAGGCCCTGTGCATCGAGCCGTTCTCCAGCCCACCTGAGCTGCCCGATGTGATGAAGCCCCAGGACTCGGGAAGCAGTGCCAATGAACAAGCCGTGCAGTGAGGACCCCCAAGAGGCCCATTCCCCCCAATAAAAGAGATTTGGGAGTCTTCCTGGTTGCTGCCTCTTTTTCCCAAACCTCCCTGGGATGGGTCCCACTCCCTGTGGGCTCCTTTTGGGGCTTGTTCTTGGCAGTTCCTGTGCTGTCCTGTCTCCCAGACCCTGGCTGAGAACTTGTCCCAGCCTGCTGCTTAAAGACACCATGGGTACCTGGGTTGCCTTGAGACCCAAGCCATTGTTAGCAGTTAGCCAGCTACACCAACCACTCCAGGGGAAGGGGAGGACTGGGAGGGACACAAAGACCACAGGAAGCCTCAGGGACAACACATTCCAGTTTTAGGCCTTTTTCCTTCTaagtgccccccacccccacactctGCATGTCCACTCCCAGGGGCCTCTTGTCCTGAGGACAATGGCCAAGAGCAGAAATACAAGCTGGAGCCTGTGTCCTGGTTTGACAGCACGTTCAATGAGGGAACCCCAAAGTGGACGCACACAGGTCCACCCACACTGGGGGCTGCAATCAGGGAGGGAGGTGGCTGCCCCCTTACCACACCTTTAATAAACAgtctacagacccagttcctgcatttctcatttttatttgacaGAAAAAGTTGCTCTTGCtgtacagattttaaaaaaccaaaatgccTTTAAGAAACGTGAAAAGTTGGGGGGAGGGGTACACAACCTCATGGGGGGCAGTAGGGACCAACTAATTCCAACTCCTGCCCCTTCCTTCCAAGAACACCTTACACAACCTCCAGTCCCAACCACCATCACAGTCACCCCTGGGAACTTTTGGATACAACTGGGGCCATGCCTCCCTGGCCCTGACTCCAGGCTGGGGTGTCCTGAACTGtatcctcccctcccccaactcccatCTGCATTCCCTCCCACCCCAAACCCCCCAGAACACGTGAACCAGGAAGAACTCACGGAGATTAACATTTCacaggaacaaagaaaaaaaaagggagggaaagggagccCTTCATCCAAGGGCTGCTAAGGTTCAAAGGAGAGCAGACAAGGACCCTCCCACGGCTCTGCTGGGGAAGAAGGGACACTCCCTGTGGCTCCAGAGCATGGGGTGTGGTGGAATCCCCCAAAGACAATTTATGGAGACCTGCAACAGAAGATACGGGTCAACAGGGAGTTCTGACCCTAGTCCTCAAGGCCAGCTTCTGGGCCACTCCCAAAATAGGGctgccacccaccaccaccacaactggctccCAGAAGgcggcctcagccttccaggagGATGCGCACCTGGAGGAGCGGTGTCTCATGGGCCGAGGGCTAGGTGTCTCCCTCCTGCGCTTGTGGCTGGGGGATCGGCTGTCCCCACGCTGGCCTCTCCGGGAACCCCGctcactgctgctgctgcaacACAGGACAGACATCAGGCCACAGAGTGGCACCACCTCAGGCACCACAGATCCACAGTTTTCTTGGTAGAAAGCAGTGGCAGCCAGACAGGGCTGGGTGCTGACACCTGCAGCTGGCCTTACCTCTGCTGGTCCCGTGGCGAGGGCTGAGGCGAGGGACGGCGACGCTCCACAGGCGAGTAGCTGAGGGACCGAGAGTCCCTAAGGGAGTCTATTGGCTTCCGGGGACTGCGGGACCTGGGGAACACAGTAGGATCCAATAGCACCACGCCCTTTCAAGCACAGCGGCCAGCACTCAGGACCACCCACCCAGGTCCTGACCACCAAACCTCACACCACACAGGGCCAGCCTCAGACCCACCTTTGTCCGCTCACTCACCCATCCGCCCGCACACCATCCACCGAGTGCCCAGTGGGCAGGCACAGGGTGCAGCGGGGGATGCAAAGATAAAAGACATTCCCTGCCCTTGAAGGAGCTCAGTGGTGAAGGAAGGCACGCACGGCCCCGTGTGTGGGAAGCAGGGCTGGATGTGCGTGGCTCTGGGGACCCAAGGAAGGAGGAcatggggcagggcagggaaggggcagggcagtCTTCTCGAAGGTGCTGTTTGAGCGGAGTCTTGCAGAACGAGGAGTTCACCAGGCGGACAAGgaaattccaggcagaaggaacagcatgtcCAAAGGCATGGGCTCTCCTTAAACTGCAAGGCGCTGGGTGTGGCTGGAGCACAGGGCATGTGTGGGGGCGGGCAGGAGGAGAACACAGGGCGGGCAAGGCCCGTTGGTGAAGAGCCTCACACGCCACTCCCGCAGAGGTGGGGCTTTGTCCTGCAGGCCACAGGGCGTCCCGAAGGATTTGTGGAGTGGAGGGAAGTAGCCAGATGTGCGTTTTAGAAAGGTCCCTCTGGCTACATGTGGAAGAGAATGGCGTGGAGGCGGGGAGACAGGGAGGAGGCTGTGGACAGAGTCGGGAGAAGATGATGGTGGCCAGACCAGAGCCCTGGCAGTAGCAACAGGGAGACAAAGCTAGAACCCTGGGACCAGGctatgtgttgagggagggagaggaagaaaccAAGGACCCCCCAGTCCTGGCCTGAGCGCCCCTGTGGATGGCGCAGCCCTTCGCCAGAACAAGGTGCAACAAGCGGGGGAGAGAACAAGCGCCTCTTCCCCCACAACCAGATGCCCAAGGTCACGTGAGACACCCAGCCGGGAGCTCACACCCCAGGGCCCTGTCTCTGGATAAGTCACTCCCCCACCCTCCTTCCATCTCAGGCAAGGCAGCACTCACCTCCGCTCGCCAGGGGGTGGCTTCTTGGGGCTTGCAGGTTTGGGCAAGGCCTGAGGGCCAGGCTTAGCAGGGGAAGgcgaggaagaggaggaggaagaggaagaggaggaggaagaggaagaggaggaagaggaggaggaagaagaggaggaggaggaggaggaggaagatgaagaggaggagctGGAACTGGAACTGCTAGAGCGCCTCTTCCGTTTGGCTGGGGTTGGCTCCGGAGGACGTCCCTCTCTAACAGCCTCCtttggggctggggtggggctggggaccCTGTGGGAGGAGAAGAGTGTCACAAGGAGACAAGCTGCCCCAGCCCCAACCCTACCTTCCTTGGCCTGGAGGAACGGCAgtggggggaggggtgcctgAGAAAGGCGCTGGGAGCTCTCCTAGCCCTGTAAGCCAGCAATtctctggagagcagtggtgcgagcTGACCCAACCTCTGCTAACAGAAGCAACAGGCTGGGGCCCGCAGCATAAGGGATCAAGGTTAAACCTCAAGAATGTCCCTGATGGAGGAATAAGGCCTCTGGGCTCAGGTGTGGAAGCTGAAGCTGGGTAGTCTCCTTCCTCGGAGAGCCGCAGCTTGGGGAGGCCCCTGTGAGTGCAGGTTGGCTGGGGAAGGGGCCGTCCTgcctggaggcagggagagggatgGGATGACCTCTGAAGATCCTTCCAGCCCAGGGAGTTCCTCTTGAGGTCTAACTGCCATCCCTCCTGCTGTAAAATTAAGTCCATTTCCTCTAGTTCTGTCCTCTGTAGAGACGGAAAACTTATCATTATCCTCTAGAGAATGAACCTTCGGAGACTTTTATCTGTCCCACTCCTCCTCCCTCCGCCCCCGCCCCAGCATTCTCTTCTACCCCCAGCCTGAGGGTCAAGGTCCCCATACCTCCTCCAAGAGTCAAGCACCTGTGACATGgtttctccctccccactcccaaccCATCCCTAATACCTCCCCACTGAAGGATGCTAAAGTCAAGCTCCCTCACCTCTTTAGTGCCACCTCAGGTTGCACAGGAAGGCTAGAGCCCTCCGAGTCGCTAGAACTGGAGCCAGAGGAGGAagacgacgacgacgacgacgatgaggaggaagaagagctaGAGGacgaggacgaggaggaggaacTCCGCCGCTCCTTTGCTGGCTGCAGGGCGGCTAATGCAGAAGGCTGCTGGGCCCCAGTAGAGGCAGGTGGCTCCCCCACATCAGAGTGGGGCACCCCGGGggcagggacagagagcatgCCATTGTGGTCACCAGCAGAGGACGTGGTCGTTGCCACCGCCCCAGAGGAAAGGGACTGAGACCCTGCTACGGGGGTGGTCTGGGCAATCAAAGAACGGGACTGGTCTGAAAAAGCAGAAGGCACAGGAGACCTCGGCTGATCCTGTGCTGGAGGGAGAAGAGACTGTGAAGGAGCCTGGCCCATTctagaggaaggggagggagccCGTTCAGAGGTCATTCTAGACTGGCTTGGGGCAGACGGTGGTGTTCTGGACCTGGCTCGGTCAAGGAGCGGTGGTGAGGTTCTGCCACTGACACGCTCATAGGCAGAGAGGGGCACCCTGGGGCTGGTGAGGTTTGCACCAGACAATGTTGGAGCCATCCTAGCACTGGTGAGGCTCGCGGGGGCCAAGGCTGCAGCGGTTCTGGAGCCGGCAATATTCACAGGAGCTGTGGCATGTGCAGACCGAGGACCCACCAGGTTTGCAGAGGCTGGAGCCTGTGGTGTTCTGGAGCTGGAGGGATAGTTTGCAGCAGTTGGTGGGGTGCCAGAGCCTGTGAGACTCAGAGCTGCCAAGGCAGCTGGGGTTCTGGCCCCTGCTAGGTTCACAGCTGGGGCTGTGGGAGTGCGAGGGTCAGCCAGGTTCACAGCCGAAGGTGCCACCGCTGTTCTGGGGCTGGCCAAGTTCATGGCCGCTGCTGCAGCTGGCGTTCGAGTGTCAGCCAGGTTCACTGCTGTTGGGATGGCAGGTGTCCTGGCGCTGGCTAGGTTCATGGCTGCCGCAGAGGCTGCAGGAATCCTGCTGGCAAGGTTGGCTGCTGGAGCGGTTCTGAGACTCATGAGAGGCACCGGGGCTGGAACCTGGGACATTCTTGCAGCAAGGCCAGCAGCAGACATGGACGGAGGAGGCCGAGCAGTGCCAAGACTGATAGCGGTCAGGGCAAGTGCAATCCTGGACTGAGCATGATTTTCTGGCACAGATGTTCTCTGGTGGTCAGGTATTCGGGGACCTGGACCATCCATCATGGAGCCACCGGCTTGCTGCAGGACAGACATGGGTGTTCTAGAGCTGCCAAGGGGTTCAAGCATTCCAGGTGATCTGCAGCGGTCAAGAGGTGTTGGGGACATGCTAGGACGACTAAAGCAGCTCATTCTGGAGCTGTTGAGTGCTACTGGAGGTGTCCGCGAACCAGAATGATTTCTTGTTGCTGGAGGAGTAGCAGATCGTGAACGATCAGAACTACTTCCAGATGCTGAACGCCTGCGGATGGCTGGAGGAGATCTTGTTAAGGACCGTTTGCCCCGAGCTGCTCGTGGAGTACGGGATCTGGAGCGGCGGCGGATAGCAAGTGGTGAGCGACTTCGAGAACGTTTGCGTGGCAACAGTGGCGTTCGAGACCTAGAGCGGCGCCGAATAGCTGGAGGTGTCCGGGACCTAGAGCGGCGGCGTGTCACTGGTGAGGTTCGAGAGCGGGACCTTCTTCGAGTTACTGGAGATGTGCGAGATCGAGACCTCCTTCGGGTGACCGGCGATGTTCTGGATCTTGATCTTCTGCGAGTGATAGGTGAAGTTCTGCTTCGAGATCGCCTCCTGGTTACTGGTGGAGTCCTAGATCTGGACCTTCTGCGTGTCACTGGTGGAGTTCTAGAACGGGAGCGCCGGCGTGTTGTTGGTGTTCTGGACCTTGAACGACGACGGGTTACTGGTGGTGTTCTGGATCTGGATCGCCTTCTGCTCACTGGGGATGCTCTTGACCGGGATCTTCGTCGAGTCACTGAAGTCCTGGACCTTGACCGTCTCCGGCTGACTGGTGAAGTTCGAGACCTGGACCTACGTCGGCTTATCAGGGGGGTTCTGGACCTGGATCGCCGGTGAGTGGCTGGAGAGGCTCGAGATCTAGAGCGTTTCCATGGGGCTGGTGATGTCCGTGAGCGAGAACGCTTCCGACTCGTTGGGGGTGTCCGAGAGCGGCCTCTTCGGCGTCGAGAGGAGGTCCGGGAACTTTCCTGCCGGGCAGGGGACCTTGAGTGATAACCAGAGCCTCCCCTCCGTCGCCGAGTAACCCGTGACCTTGACCGGCTCCTCTGTCTTCGCCGAGAGGTTGACTGAGAAGATCCAGACCTATCTCGACGTCGGGTTGTTCTGGTTTTCTCTCTCCTTGAGCGGGAACGGGACCTCTGCAGTCCACGAGGCTTTGGTGAAGGAGAGCGGCCTCTCCTTGAGGTTGTCTTAGTGCGTGGAGATGAAGCTGAGCGCCGTCGGCGTGAAGACCTTGACTTTTCGACTGGCTCCGGGGAAGACACTGAAGGACTTCTCCGGCGCCTTGGGGGAGTTCTAGAGCGAGTTTCTGGTGAGGATGAGGCAGAACGGCTTCTACGGGAGAGTCTGGCCTTCCTCGTTAGCTCAGGAGATGATCGAGAGCTGCGACGTCGAGGTGGTGTACGAGACTTGGTCTTGGGCTCTGGTGATGACCTGGAACCTCTGCGAGCAGTTCTGGATTTGGGCGGATGTTCAGGAGAGGACTCGGTActgctgcttccttcaggagaAGGGCCTCTACCTTTGCTTGATGAACCTGATCTGCTTCGTCTGGGAAGGGCCCGAGGGGCTGGAGCTTTAGGTTCAGGAGAGGAATCAGAAGCACTCTGTGCCCTGGGTGCTGCTCTTGGCTTATCTTTCACTTCAGGGGAGGAACCAGACCTACTGCGCCGAGGAGAAGGTCGAGATTTGCTGTCAACCTCTGGAGATGATCCAGAGCGACTCCTCTGCCGAAGTGGGGTTCGAGTCTTGGCTTTAGAATCTGGAGAAGAGTCTGACTCACTTCTTTCCTGAGGGGATGCACTGGGTTTCACATCAAGTTCTTGAGAGGATCCCGAACGACTTCTCTGCCCCAAGGGAGTCCGAGCCACAGTTTTCTGATCAACTGATGATTCTGACCCACTTCTTTCTCTCTGGGGAGTAAGACACTTGTTGTTGAGCTCTGGGGATGATGGAGAACGACTCCTTGGCCTAGGAGTCTGAGGCAAAGCTTTCGGTTCTGGCGAAGAATCACATTCGCTTCTCCCTCTGGATGGTGTTCTAGGTATATCTTTCATTCCAGGAGAGGACCCGGACAGGCTGTGCCTCGAGGGAGTCCCAGACCCATCTCTAAGTCCTGGAGAAGACCCAGACCTGCTTCTCCTTGATGGAGTTCTGGGTAAACCATCTTTCATTTCAGGAGAAGATGCAGAACTACTTCTTTCTCTCGAGGGTGTTCTCGGTACAGCATCAAGCACAGGTGAAGAGACGCTCTGATTTGAAGACATCCCTGCCTTTTCCACTGCATCTGGGGATAACTCAGAACTGCTGCGTCTAGAGGATCTTGTCGATTGTTCTTTCATGTCTAGAGATGGATCTGTTTCCAGCTGATTAAGAAAAGGTCCATTCAAATCTTCTTTAACCTCAGAAGAAAATCCAGTATTCATTTCTGTACCAAGTGGGCCTGAGTTTCTAAATTCTAAAGATGATTCAAAGCTGTTCTCCCTGAGTGGGGAGTTAGACAGTTCCTTATGTTCTGGAGAAAAATGTGGCCCACCCCAAGATGAGGCCACTGCAGGAATTTCTACTGCTTCCAAAGAAGCCTGTGACTGGCTCTGATCAAGCGTCAAAGACACAGCAGGCCTTTCTTCTACTTCAGGAGATGATTCAAAGTTACTTGCAGACATTTCTTTAAGTTCTGAAGACAAATGAGACAGGACTTGGCTTGTGGGTTCTTCAGACTTCTCTACCACCTCCATTAACTCTTCATCTTGGCTTGATGTAGGCAATGCACTATTTTGCTCTTTTGTTTCTGGAGATGACCCAGCACCACTTCTGTCCCTTGACGGGGTTCTAGGTGCGTCTTTGAACACTAGTGAAGACTCAGGTCTATCCTGTACTGGAAAGGGactaaatttctctctttgtctaGGAGGTGATGCAGTAGCATCCTCCTGAGGGAGTAAGgccattttctcttttgattcagAAGTCTCCAATCTACTCTGCCCCAAGAAAGAATTCGAGTCCACTGTAGGATGTGAAGAAGAGTCAGACTGGAACCTGCTCAGCTCAGGAGACATTCCGGATTTCAATGTAGGACTCGCTGACAACTCACCTCTATCTTGTCTTATTGGAGATCTGGATGCCAGCTCAGTGATTGGAGATGAAGACCTGGACTGACCTCCCTTAGGCGATGTTTGAGATTTGCTCTGCAGAGATGGTGATtctgagtgactctgtctcactTCTGGACTTGAAGTATCAGATCTGTGGTCTGGTGAAGTTTGAGATTGTCCTTTCAGTTGCAGAGATGAGAGTCCAAAATAGCTCTCACCTGGTGGTGTGCTAGATTTTACTCCTGCACACAGAGAGAAGGATCCAGGGCAACTCTGAACTAGTGAGTCTTTAGACTTCTCTTGGGGACATGGCGACTTTGATCTAGAAAGACTTGGCCCTGGTGGAGTTTGGGCCTTTACTTTGGGGTGTGGTGAAATAGACCCTGAGTGACTTTGTCTTGGCGGTGTTTCAGGTTTCACTTTGGTATCTGGTGAGGAGGACCTAGAATGACTGTATCTTGGCAACAATCTGGATTCCACGTTGGAACAGGGAGATACTGATCTGCTTCGCCGTGGAGTTGTTCTCGATGTCACCCTACTAGGACTTGGAGAAGAGGAGCCAGAATGGCTTCTTTGCCTTGGTGATATTACCGCCTTCACTTTGGGTTGTGGAGATGATGACCTAGATGGGCTTTGTCTGGGAGGTGTGCTAGATTTCACTCTAGGAGGAGAGGACCCTGAGCAACTATGTCTCGAAGGGGTCCTAGATTTCAACTCAGGGTCAGGTGATGATTCAAAACAGCTCCGTCTTTGTGGCGTTACAGATTGCTCATTGGCCTGGGGACTTGTTATGGACCCTTGCCTTGGTGGTGTTCCAGATTTCACTTTAGAATGAGGAGACGAACTGGAATGACTTCGTCTTGATGGTGTTTTAGATTTCTGTTTAGGTGGCGGAGAAGAACTGGAGCGACTGCGTCTAGGTGGCGTTCTAGATTTAGCTTTAGGTTGGGAGGATCCAGAGCGACTGCGCCTGGGTGGCGTCTGTGACTTTTGTTTAGGGCATGGGGAAGACCCTGAAAGGCTGCGCCTCAAAGACAAACGAGATTTTGCTTTGGACCGTGGTGAAGACA encodes:
- the LOC105467903 gene encoding serine/arginine repetitive matrix protein 2 isoform X2, whose translation is MYNGIGLPTPRGSGTNGYVQRNLSLVRGRRGERPDYKGEEELRRLEAALVKRPNPDILDHERKRRVELRCLELEEMMEEQGYEEQQIQEKVATFRLMLLEKDVNPGGKEETPGQRPAVTETHQLAELNEKKNERLRAAFGISDSYVDGSSFDPQRRAREAKQPAPEPPKPYSLVRESSSSRSPTPKQKKKKKKKDRGRRSESSSPRRERKKSSKKKKHRSESESKKRKHRSPTPKSKRKSKDKKRKRSRSTTPAPKSRRAHRSTSADSASSSDTSRSRSRSAAAKTHTTALTGRSPSPASGRRGEEDAPFSEPGTTNTQRPSSPEPATKQPSSPYEDKDKDKKEKSAARPSPSPERSSTGPEPPAPTPLLAERHGGSPQPLATTPLSQEPVNPPSEASPTRGRSPPKSPEKLPQSSSSESSPPSPQPTKVSRHASSSPESPKPAPALGSHREISSSPTSKNRSHGRAKRDKSHSHTPSRRTGRSRSPATAKRGRSRSRTPTKRGHSRSRSPQWRRSRSAQRWGRSRSPQRRGRSRSPQRPGWSRSRNTQRRGRSRSARRGRSHSRSPATRGRSRSRTPARRGRSRSRTPARRRSRSRTPTRRRSRSRTPARRGRSRSRTPARRRSRTRSPVRRRSRSRSPARRSGRSRSRTPARRGRSRSRTPARRGRSRSRTPARRSGRSRSRTPARRGRSRSRTPRRGRSRSRSLVRRGRSHSRSPQRRGRSGSSSDRKNKSRTSQRRSRSNSSPEMKKSRISSRRSRSLSSPRSKAKSRLSLRRSLSGSSPCPKQKSQTPPRRSRSGSSQPKAKSRTPPRRSRSSSSPPPKQKSKTPSRRSHSSSSPHSKVKSGTPPRQGSITSPQANEQSVTPQRRSCFESSPDPELKSRTPSRHSCSGSSPPRVKSSTPPRQSPSRSSSPQPKVKAVISPRQRSHSGSSSPSPSRVTSRTTPRRSRSVSPCSNVESRLLPRYSHSRSSSPDTKVKPETPPRQSHSGSISPHPKVKAQTPPGPSLSRSKSPCPQEKSKDSLVQSCPGSFSLCAGVKSSTPPGESYFGLSSLQLKGQSQTSPDHRSDTSSPEVRQSHSESPSLQSKSQTSPKGGQSRSSSPITELASRSPIRQDRGELSASPTLKSGMSPELSRFQSDSSSHPTVDSNSFLGQSRLETSESKEKMALLPQEDATASPPRQREKFSPFPVQDRPESSLVFKDAPRTPSRDRSGAGSSPETKEQNSALPTSSQDEELMEVVEKSEEPTSQVLSHLSSELKEMSASNFESSPEVEERPAVSLTLDQSQSQASLEAVEIPAVASSWGGPHFSPEHKELSNSPLRENSFESSLEFRNSGPLGTEMNTGFSSEVKEDLNGPFLNQLETDPSLDMKEQSTRSSRRSSSELSPDAVEKAGMSSNQSVSSPVLDAVPRTPSRERSSSASSPEMKDGLPRTPSRRSRSGSSPGLRDGSGTPSRHSLSGSSPGMKDIPRTPSRGRSECDSSPEPKALPQTPRPRSRSPSSPELNNKCLTPQRERSGSESSVDQKTVARTPLGQRSRSGSSQELDVKPSASPQERSESDSSPDSKAKTRTPLRQRSRSGSSPEVDSKSRPSPRRSRSGSSPEVKDKPRAAPRAQSASDSSPEPKAPAPRALPRRSRSGSSSKGRGPSPEGSSSTESSPEHPPKSRTARRGSRSSPEPKTKSRTPPRRRSSRSSPELTRKARLSRRSRSASSSPETRSRTPPRRRRSPSVSSPEPVEKSRSSRRRRSASSPRTKTTSRRGRSPSPKPRGLQRSRSRSRREKTRTTRRRDRSGSSQSTSRRRQRSRSRSRVTRRRRGGSGYHSRSPARQESSRTSSRRRRGRSRTPPTSRKRSRSRTSPAPWKRSRSRASPATHRRSRSRTPLISRRRSRSRTSPVSRRRSRSRTSVTRRRSRSRASPVSRRRSRSRTPPVTRRRSRSRTPTTRRRSRSRTPPVTRRRSRSRTPPVTRRRSRSRTSPITRRRSRSRTSPVTRRRSRSRTSPVTRRRSRSRTSPVTRRRSRSRTPPAIRRRSRSRTPLLPRKRSRSRSPLAIRRRSRSRTPRAARGKRSLTRSPPAIRRRSASGSSSDRSRSATPPATRNHSGSRTPPVALNSSRMSCFSRPSMSPTPLDRCRSPGMLEPLGSSRTPMSVLQQAGGSMMDGPGPRIPDHQRTSVPENHAQSRIALALTAISLGTARPPPSMSAAGLAARMSQVPAPVPLMSLRTAPAANLASRIPAASAAAMNLASARTPAIPTAVNLADTRTPAAAAAMNLASPRTAVAPSAVNLADPRTPTAPAVNLAGARTPAALAALSLTGSGTPPTAANYPSSSRTPQAPASANLVGPRSAHATAPVNIAGSRTAAALAPASLTSARMAPTLSGANLTSPRVPLSAYERVSGRTSPPLLDRARSRTPPSAPSQSRMTSERAPSPSSRMGQAPSQSLLPPAQDQPRSPVPSAFSDQSRSLIAQTTPVAGSQSLSSGAVATTTSSAGDHNGMLSVPAPGVPHSDVGEPPASTGAQQPSALAALQPAKERRSSSSSSSSSSSSSSSSSSSSSSSSSGSSSSDSEGSSLPVQPEVALKRVPSPTPAPKEAVREGRPPEPTPAKRKRRSSSSSSSSSSSSSSSSSSSSSSSSSSSSSSSSSSSSSSSSSSPSPAKPGPQALPKPASPKKPPPGERRSRSPRKPIDSLRDSRSLSYSPVERRRPSPQPSPRDQQSSSERGSRRGQRGDSRSPSHKRRRETPSPRPMRHRSSRSP